The following coding sequences are from one Megamonas funiformis window:
- a CDS encoding MFS transporter, producing MNIYFFKYVVCHEEWFSIFGIVNFIVGSIGLIAFPSLANKFSRKVVYILSAILLVLGLLGMFFVGDDHKASVVLFFSVASLFCLGNALAGVSTTVMLADTVDYGEYKSGIRSEAVVFSVQTFTVKFGSAIAGFIGAMVLSLVGYVPNAVQTPETVLGLRVMMFIMSALLIMVILCLYLKFYKLNGSFYFNILKELSKRREKISLD from the coding sequence ATGAATATTTATTTTTTCAAATATGTAGTTTGTCATGAAGAATGGTTTTCTATTTTTGGCATAGTTAATTTTATTGTTGGCTCTATAGGTTTGATAGCTTTTCCATCTTTAGCAAATAAATTTTCACGAAAAGTAGTTTATATTTTATCTGCTATTTTATTAGTTTTAGGCTTATTAGGTATGTTTTTTGTTGGTGATGACCACAAAGCAAGTGTTGTTTTATTTTTCAGTGTAGCTAGTTTATTTTGTTTAGGAAATGCTTTGGCTGGTGTATCAACTACAGTGATGTTAGCAGATACAGTTGATTATGGTGAATATAAATCGGGTATCAGAAGCGAGGCTGTCGTGTTTTCTGTACAGACGTTTACCGTGAAATTTGGTTCGGCTATTGCTGGTTTTATCGGGGCGATGGTTTTATCCTTGGTGGGTTATGTGCCGAATGCGGTTCAGACGCCGGAAACGGTTTTGGGCTTGAGAGTGATGATGTTTATAATGTCGGCTTTACTGATTATGGTAATTTTGTGTCTATATCTTAAATTTTACAAGTTAAACGGAAGTTTTTATTTTAATATATTGAAGGAGCTTTCCAAAAGACGTGAAAAAATTAGTTTAGATTAA
- a CDS encoding LacI family DNA-binding transcriptional regulator, which yields MKSTTIIDVAKKAQVSVATVSRVVNGNYPVKEATKKKVLEAIKDLEYIPNIQARELNTQHSSIIGIIVPSLFNTFFAEVVSGIESFSTSSGYSLLLTYTKDDPICEKECMNELLMRNVSGIINISPNTERVDSSFFDQMASRIPLVFINSYIKRPAISYVYNDERIGTKIALEHLVSLGHQNICFVRGERSDSYEFKEDVYIEFMKKMGCYNPENIINVSAGNSIDTVELTAKKIVEFLPNRKDVTAFFCCNDLMGVGAVNACRRLNLKIPEDISIMGYDNVSLSHFIEPKLTTMDQNMMTLGWTAASLLMEKIASDNKTSRQVVLQNTLVLRDTTGPCKTNK from the coding sequence ATGAAGTCAACTACGATAATTGATGTAGCCAAAAAGGCACAAGTATCAGTAGCAACGGTATCCCGTGTAGTAAATGGTAATTATCCAGTAAAAGAAGCTACGAAGAAGAAAGTTTTAGAAGCAATAAAAGATTTAGAATACATTCCAAACATTCAAGCAAGAGAATTAAATACACAACATTCTTCAATAATTGGAATTATTGTGCCTAGTCTATTTAATACTTTTTTTGCTGAAGTTGTAAGTGGAATAGAAAGTTTTTCAACAAGTAGTGGCTATTCGTTATTGTTGACTTACACAAAAGATGACCCTATCTGTGAAAAAGAATGTATGAATGAATTACTGATGCGAAATGTGTCAGGAATAATAAATATTAGTCCAAATACGGAACGTGTGGATAGTAGTTTTTTTGACCAGATGGCATCTAGGATACCGCTGGTATTTATTAACTCATATATAAAACGTCCAGCTATTTCTTATGTATATAATGATGAACGTATAGGTACCAAAATTGCCTTAGAACATTTAGTATCATTAGGTCATCAAAATATTTGTTTCGTTCGTGGTGAACGAAGCGATTCTTATGAGTTTAAAGAAGATGTATATATTGAATTTATGAAGAAAATGGGTTGTTATAATCCAGAAAATATCATAAATGTTAGTGCGGGTAATAGTATAGATACAGTAGAGTTGACTGCTAAAAAGATTGTAGAATTTTTGCCTAATCGAAAAGATGTTACAGCATTTTTTTGTTGTAATGATTTGATGGGTGTCGGTGCAGTCAATGCTTGTAGACGTTTAAATTTAAAAATTCCAGAAGACATATCTATTATGGGATATGATAATGTCTCACTAAGTCATTTTATTGAGCCAAAACTTACGACAATGGACCAAAATATGATGACTTTAGGATGGACAGCGGCTAGTTTATTAATGGAAAAAATAGCTAGTGATAATAAAACAAGCAGACAAGTTGTATTACAAAATACTTTAGTCTTACGTGATACTACAGGTCCTTGTAAAACAAATAAATAA
- a CDS encoding glycerophosphodiester phosphodiesterase, producing the protein MKKLSKKLLLSGLAALTIYSGFNTIDISTTYAKVNYDVFDLEAHRGGIDVRPENTLYSYAYAIELGATSIECDMQLTKDGQIVMSHNPILNSDITRDKNGNYIENNKYDIRLMTVDELKKFDVGVMDQNCGEYYDLHGKTQFTYDAKIPTLEELMQLIQSYDDKNIVLNIETKSYPDPASAGYKNNADPKKFVEVFNNIVKKYDMEDRVVLQSFDWQTLIEMKKLNPNISTSALWQEQPSWGRDSESLRRYEKKKSPWLGGLDIKDYQGNPVKAAHAIGADIISPYYTEISKQDVDEAHSLGMKVVPWTVNNEKDMTMLLDMGVDGIISDKPWLLKQVLEKRNIKLHTPTVNVDSPYHTGTDHKDTAPTKAGNGNDAAY; encoded by the coding sequence ATGAAAAAACTATCCAAAAAACTCTTATTGAGTGGACTAGCTGCCTTAACAATTTATAGTGGATTTAATACTATTGATATTTCCACTACTTATGCCAAAGTCAATTATGATGTTTTTGACTTAGAGGCTCATCGTGGAGGTATAGATGTTAGACCTGAAAATACTTTGTATTCTTATGCTTATGCAATAGAGCTAGGTGCTACTTCTATTGAATGTGATATGCAACTTACTAAAGATGGTCAAATAGTAATGAGTCATAATCCTATCTTAAATTCAGATATAACACGTGATAAAAATGGCAATTATATTGAAAATAATAAATATGATATTCGTTTAATGACTGTAGATGAATTAAAGAAATTCGATGTAGGCGTGATGGACCAAAATTGTGGCGAATACTATGATTTACATGGCAAAACACAATTTACTTATGATGCTAAAATTCCTACATTAGAAGAATTAATGCAATTAATTCAATCATATGATGATAAAAATATTGTTTTAAATATAGAAACAAAATCCTATCCAGACCCTGCAAGTGCCGGATATAAAAATAATGCTGACCCTAAGAAATTTGTAGAAGTTTTCAATAATATTGTAAAAAAATATGATATGGAAGATCGAGTTGTTCTCCAATCATTCGACTGGCAAACTTTAATTGAAATGAAAAAATTAAATCCTAATATCTCCACTAGTGCACTTTGGCAAGAACAACCATCATGGGGACGTGATAGTGAATCTTTACGTCGTTATGAAAAGAAAAAATCTCCATGGCTTGGTGGTTTAGATATCAAGGATTATCAAGGAAATCCTGTAAAAGCTGCTCATGCTATTGGTGCTGATATTATTTCTCCATATTATACAGAAATATCCAAACAAGATGTTGATGAAGCTCATTCTTTGGGTATGAAAGTTGTTCCATGGACTGTTAATAATGAAAAAGATATGACTATGTTACTCGATATGGGTGTTGATGGTATTATTTCAGATAAGCCATGGCTCTTAAAACAAGTATTAGAAAAACGCAATATAAAATTGCATACACCAACAGTAAATGTAGATAGTCCATATCATACAGGAACAGATCATAAAGACACAGCCCCTACAAAAGCTGGTAACGGCAATGATGCCGCTTACTAA
- a CDS encoding lipase family protein, producing the protein MKKILAILMLLMLNLNIALAQNLEIDETNLSEKDIQYLSAWTSLAVYNDKFSLLARDILKSNGWNIRFYNEQIAKSDVKYLLADKKINDKDIFFLSISGTSSWQDIKTDLAVEATVFQGHNLDEFLQSRNDKDLSETKPLVHKGFLQYVQDGFFSANSSGEILGLDLVEHLKQCPEDKIYITGHSLGGAVAELLTARLLDMGVNSNQIETITFGAPAVGNKTFVDLYEPKMNLTRITMKGDIVKNLAQIANERFVQFNTNEVWTVSKLENDKFAHNMLLYFDRAIKNYYDSKEDIALATEDIETCETYVAKPKYDFPNELQSEINYMNLALKDKLLKEDEDCFVDLVDDDLSSSVFQKAKALNAKYVVFYEFSANKIKDSTSNKRYYIYGSKYIYDINGNLIRGFSATSDTKEMTVLQSVLYLECQFK; encoded by the coding sequence ATGAAAAAAATCTTAGCTATACTGATGTTATTGATGTTAAATTTAAATATAGCATTAGCGCAGAATTTGGAGATTGATGAAACGAATTTAAGTGAAAAAGATATTCAATATTTATCTGCATGGACATCGCTTGCTGTATATAATGATAAATTTAGCTTATTAGCAAGAGATATATTGAAAAGTAATGGTTGGAATATTCGCTTTTATAATGAACAAATAGCTAAATCTGATGTTAAATATTTATTAGCTGATAAAAAAATAAATGATAAGGATATATTCTTTTTATCTATCAGTGGTACTAGCAGTTGGCAAGATATAAAAACGGATTTGGCAGTAGAGGCAACAGTATTTCAAGGTCATAATTTAGATGAATTTTTGCAAAGTAGAAATGATAAAGATTTAAGTGAAACTAAGCCTTTAGTGCATAAAGGATTTTTACAATATGTACAAGATGGATTTTTTTCCGCGAATAGTTCAGGCGAGATTTTAGGTCTTGATTTAGTAGAACATTTGAAACAGTGCCCAGAAGATAAGATTTATATAACAGGTCATAGTTTAGGTGGAGCAGTAGCGGAATTATTGACAGCTAGATTATTAGACATGGGCGTAAATAGTAATCAAATAGAAACTATTACTTTTGGTGCACCTGCTGTAGGCAATAAGACTTTTGTAGATTTATATGAACCTAAAATGAATTTGACTCGTATTACGATGAAAGGTGATATTGTAAAAAATTTAGCTCAGATAGCTAATGAGCGTTTTGTGCAATTTAATACTAATGAAGTATGGACTGTATCTAAATTGGAAAATGATAAATTTGCTCATAATATGTTGCTTTATTTTGATAGAGCGATTAAGAATTATTATGACAGCAAAGAAGATATAGCTTTAGCTACAGAAGATATTGAAACATGTGAAACTTATGTGGCAAAGCCTAAATATGATTTTCCTAATGAATTACAATCAGAAATAAATTATATGAATTTAGCTTTGAAAGATAAGTTATTAAAAGAAGATGAAGATTGCTTTGTTGACCTTGTAGATGATGACTTATCTTCAAGTGTATTTCAAAAAGCAAAAGCATTAAATGCTAAATATGTAGTGTTTTATGAGTTTAGTGCAAATAAAATAAAAGATAGTACTTCCAATAAAAGATATTATATTTATGGAAGTAAATATATTTATGATATAAATGGTAATTTGATAAGAGGATTTAGTGCGACGTCAGATACTAAAGAGATGACTGTATTGCAATCTGTATTATATCTAGAATGTCAATTTAAATAA
- a CDS encoding RNA-guided endonuclease InsQ/TnpB family protein codes for MKTYCFKLYKAKRNKKLHKVINIAGIIYNHCIALHKRYYRLFKKSLNIYKLQKHLTKLKKIGKFSYFKEVGSQAIQDITQRIDRAYKLFFRNLKHKIRTAPPSFKKIRKYKSFTLKQAGWKLLKGNIIEINKQKYKYFKSRDIEGIVKTITIKRDTLGDIYLYFVCETNENKVLARTGKSVGYDFGLKQFLTASDNEDIKAPLFFKQNANDIKKANRILSRKKKGSNHRRLAKIALARLHKKISNQRKDFHFKLANKICSEYALICIEDLNIKGMQKRWGRKISDYGFSEFIKILEYKAREIGSIVQKIDRYYPSSQICHVCGTKNPETKNLAVREWICAKCKTSHDRDRNAAINIWKVGASTFFGEI; via the coding sequence GTGAAGACATATTGTTTTAAATTGTATAAGGCAAAAAGGAATAAAAAACTTCATAAAGTTATTAATATAGCTGGAATTATCTACAATCACTGTATTGCTTTGCATAAAAGATATTATCGTTTATTTAAAAAATCTCTTAATATCTATAAGCTTCAAAAACATTTAACTAAACTTAAGAAAATAGGTAAATTTAGCTATTTTAAAGAAGTAGGTTCGCAAGCTATTCAAGATATAACTCAAAGAATAGACCGTGCTTATAAATTGTTTTTTAGAAATTTAAAACATAAAATTCGTACAGCACCACCATCTTTTAAAAAGATACGAAAATATAAATCATTCACGCTCAAACAAGCTGGTTGGAAGCTTTTAAAGGGTAATATTATAGAAATTAATAAACAAAAATACAAATATTTTAAAAGTAGAGATATTGAAGGAATAGTTAAAACAATAACAATTAAACGTGATACTTTAGGTGATATATATCTTTATTTTGTTTGTGAAACTAACGAGAATAAAGTTTTAGCAAGAACAGGTAAAAGCGTCGGCTATGACTTTGGACTTAAACAGTTTTTAACTGCATCGGATAATGAAGATATAAAAGCACCTTTATTTTTTAAACAAAATGCTAATGATATAAAAAAAGCTAATAGAATATTATCTAGAAAAAAGAAAGGTTCAAATCATCGTAGATTAGCAAAAATAGCTCTTGCTAGATTGCATAAGAAAATATCTAATCAACGTAAAGATTTTCATTTTAAATTAGCAAATAAAATTTGTAGTGAATATGCTTTAATCTGCATAGAAGATTTGAATATAAAAGGAATGCAAAAACGTTGGGGTAGAAAAATATCTGACTATGGATTTAGTGAATTTATAAAAATTCTTGAATATAAAGCGAGAGAAATTGGCTCAATAGTGCAAAAGATAGATAGATACTATCCAAGTTCGCAAATTTGCCATGTTTGTGGTACAAAAAATCCTGAAACTAAAAATTTGGCAGTTCGTGAGTGGATTTGCGCAAAGTGCAAAACCAGCCACGATAGAGATAGAAATGCTGCTATAAATATATGGAAGGTTGGGGCATCAACCTTCTTTGGAGAGATATAG
- a CDS encoding HAD family hydrolase produces MQAFIFDMDGVIIDSEPIHNKVVKEVLLENNIVVDDEEFNKLIGMTSTSVFSYFIDKHHLPYTPEEMTNNHMNFFKKYIVDHNLKPIDGICPLLEQLQKANIPLAIASSSPLNVIEFVVKTFNIDKYFKFLISGEDILHSKPAPDIYLKTAKKLQVNPKDCVVLEDSKNGSIAAKDAGMYCIGFANPNSGNQDLSRADIIIKQISDINITQLP; encoded by the coding sequence ATGCAAGCATTTATCTTTGACATGGACGGCGTTATCATTGATAGCGAACCTATACATAACAAAGTAGTCAAAGAGGTATTACTCGAAAATAATATCGTAGTTGATGATGAAGAATTCAATAAACTCATTGGTATGACATCAACTTCTGTTTTCTCCTATTTTATTGATAAACATCATTTACCATATACTCCTGAAGAAATGACTAATAATCATATGAATTTCTTCAAAAAATATATCGTTGACCATAATCTTAAACCTATTGATGGCATCTGCCCTTTATTAGAACAATTACAAAAAGCAAATATTCCTTTGGCGATAGCATCATCTTCTCCTTTAAACGTAATTGAATTTGTTGTAAAAACATTTAATATTGATAAATACTTTAAATTTTTAATTTCTGGCGAAGATATCCTTCATAGTAAACCTGCTCCAGATATTTATTTAAAAACAGCAAAAAAATTACAAGTTAACCCTAAAGATTGTGTCGTTCTTGAAGACTCTAAAAACGGTAGCATTGCTGCTAAAGATGCTGGCATGTATTGTATCGGTTTTGCCAATCCTAATTCTGGCAATCAAGATTTATCTAGAGCAGATATTATCATTAAACAAATATCCGATATAAATATAACTCAATTACCATAA
- a CDS encoding aldose epimerase family protein, translated as MAVVKSEFGVASTGEQVYKFKIENSKGEYVSIINYGCTIQAIVVEGKDGKLHDVVLGYDTVKGYEEGTFFYGAFIGRCGNRIANGKFTLNGKTYELETNNGANHLHGGSNGFDKKVYSDFTIGENSVSLRRTSPDGEANYPGNLDVEVIYTFDDNACLRIDYKAKTDADTVVNLTNHSYFNLAGEGSGSVYDQTLKLDCPAMIPTDAGLIPTGEIRPITKGDVFDFSEAKPIGQDIDKDDERLVIAAGYDHTVLLPEHDGLYTFAQAKSEKTGIIMDVATTMPGAQFYSANFLEGKPGKQGHIYNRRDAFCIETQYVPNAVNCDKFASPVLKAGQETHTVTTYTFSK; from the coding sequence ATGGCAGTAGTAAAAAGTGAATTTGGTGTAGCTTCTACAGGGGAACAGGTTTATAAATTTAAAATTGAAAACTCCAAAGGCGAATATGTAAGCATTATTAATTATGGTTGCACTATTCAAGCTATTGTAGTTGAAGGCAAAGATGGTAAATTACATGATGTAGTTTTAGGTTATGACACTGTAAAAGGCTATGAAGAAGGAACATTCTTCTATGGTGCATTCATTGGTCGTTGCGGTAATCGTATAGCTAATGGTAAATTTACTTTAAATGGAAAAACTTATGAATTAGAAACAAATAATGGAGCAAATCATTTACATGGTGGCTCTAATGGTTTTGATAAAAAAGTTTATAGCGATTTCACAATTGGCGAAAATAGCGTATCTTTAAGACGTACATCTCCAGATGGTGAAGCTAATTATCCAGGAAACTTAGATGTAGAAGTAATTTATACTTTTGATGATAATGCTTGCTTACGCATTGATTATAAAGCTAAAACTGATGCAGACACTGTAGTTAACTTAACAAATCACAGCTATTTCAATTTAGCTGGTGAAGGCAGTGGCAGTGTTTATGATCAAACATTGAAATTAGATTGCCCAGCAATGATTCCAACTGATGCAGGATTAATCCCAACTGGTGAAATTCGTCCAATTACAAAAGGTGATGTATTTGACTTTAGTGAAGCTAAACCTATCGGTCAGGATATAGACAAAGATGATGAACGTTTAGTTATTGCTGCTGGTTATGACCATACAGTATTATTACCAGAACATGATGGTTTATATACTTTTGCACAAGCTAAATCTGAAAAAACTGGTATTATTATGGACGTAGCTACAACAATGCCAGGTGCACAGTTCTATTCTGCAAACTTCTTAGAAGGAAAACCAGGTAAACAAGGTCATATTTACAATCGTCGTGATGCTTTCTGCATTGAAACTCAATATGTACCAAATGCTGTAAATTGTGATAAATTTGCCTCTCCAGTATTGAAAGCAGGACAAGAAACTCATACTGTTACAACATATACTTTTAGTAAATAA
- a CDS encoding DMT family transporter: MEWIYVVIAGLLEVLSINYMNKWQLVKHLGLKKSGILIIKMVLAFATSLLLLNLALKTLPMSITYAVWSGIGSVGGVLVGIIRYGESANWKRLVCIAMILSSVVGLKLVS, from the coding sequence ATGGAATGGATTTATGTTGTTATTGCAGGACTTTTAGAAGTTTTAAGTATAAATTATATGAATAAGTGGCAATTAGTTAAGCATTTAGGATTAAAAAAATCTGGAATTTTGATTATAAAAATGGTATTAGCTTTTGCTACAAGTTTATTATTATTAAATTTAGCCTTGAAAACTTTACCAATGAGCATTACATATGCAGTATGGTCAGGAATTGGTTCAGTAGGTGGTGTTTTGGTGGGAATTATTCGTTATGGTGAAAGTGCAAATTGGAAAAGACTTGTTTGTATAGCAATGATTTTATCTTCTGTTGTTGGTTTAAAATTAGTTTCTTAA
- a CDS encoding MFS transporter, whose amino-acid sequence MEKLLWKEKLSYGIGAYGKDFIYNMIAAFLMIFYTDVVGVSLIFVSTLFLVVRIVDAITNPFMGWLVDNTKTKWGKFRPWILIGTIINSFVLILLYLNPATFLQGILINAWCIVTYLLWSLTYTLMDVPFWANCSIFMDWNEYLFFQICSLS is encoded by the coding sequence ATGGAAAAACTTTTGTGGAAAGAGAAATTATCTTATGGAATAGGAGCTTATGGAAAAGATTTTATTTATAATATGATAGCTGCTTTTCTGATGATTTTTTATACTGATGTTGTTGGTGTATCGTTAATTTTTGTGAGTACTTTATTTTTAGTGGTTCGCATTGTAGATGCTATAACTAATCCTTTTATGGGCTGGCTTGTTGATAATACAAAAACTAAATGGGGAAAATTTCGCCCTTGGATTTTAATAGGAACAATAATAAATTCTTTCGTTTTAATTCTATTATATTTAAATCCGGCAACTTTTTTACAGGGAATTTTGATAAATGCCTGGTGTATTGTTACATATCTATTATGGAGTCTTACATATACCTTGATGGACGTGCCTTTTTGGGCAAATTGCAGTATTTTTATGGACTGGAATGAATATTTATTTTTTCAAATATGTAGTTTGTCATGA
- the tnpA gene encoding IS200/IS605 family transposase, translated as MKYKSNNNIVYSCKYHVVFCPKYRRKVLNNGVDERLKELINNICQELHVDLIEMEVMPDHVHLLLEVDPQFGIHKVVKRIKGISSRILREEFSWLKSRLPTLWTNSYFVSTVGGAPISIIKQYIESQKRSE; from the coding sequence ATGAAATATAAATCAAATAATAATATAGTATATTCTTGTAAGTATCATGTAGTATTTTGTCCTAAATATCGTAGAAAAGTGTTGAACAATGGTGTTGATGAACGATTAAAGGAGTTGATTAATAATATTTGTCAGGAGCTTCACGTCGATTTAATCGAGATGGAAGTAATGCCAGACCATGTTCATTTGCTTTTAGAAGTTGATCCACAATTTGGTATACATAAAGTTGTTAAACGAATAAAAGGAATATCTTCAAGAATACTTCGAGAAGAATTTTCATGGTTAAAATCAAGGCTACCAACATTGTGGACAAATTCATATTTTGTATCTACAGTTGGTGGAGCACCAATATCAATTATTAAACAGTATATAGAAAGTCAAAAGCGTTCAGAATAA
- a CDS encoding GH36 C-terminal domain-containing protein has product MLVEPIYRNLILKLKGLQENALYNLVGTDKVFSGSELMYAGLMIPKIEEDFYSNIYVFKKSV; this is encoded by the coding sequence ATTTTAGTAGAACCTATATATAGAAATTTAATTTTGAAATTAAAAGGACTACAAGAAAATGCTTTATATAATTTAGTTGGTACTGATAAAGTTTTTAGTGGTAGTGAATTAATGTATGCTGGTTTGATGATACCAAAAATAGAAGAAGATTTTTATAGTAATATTTATGTATTTAAAAAATCAGTATAA
- a CDS encoding alpha-galactosidase, translating into MLAINYDKEQKIFNLSNSKISYILGIEKNYYVKHIYFGKYLSSYNGSNAQLFYDRGFCSNPIASDRNFSLDTLLQEYPDFNQGDFRNPAYIIQTEDGKRVNRFYYDSFNIIEGKPKLEGLPSIYVNNENEAKTLCIILKDIVMNASIYLYYTIFADYDVICRHTEIVNHDDKSIYLDKVMSFSMDFADSDYDVMTLSGAHLYEKNIYRRAIKSDSIVLESIRGTSSPQATPFIALMDKNTNEDIGSVWAFNFIYSGDFQASVQVGQYKTTRVQMGMNPTTFGWTLSGKEKFVSPEAVLVYTDKGLNTMSQTFHKLYRNQLCRGLYKEKARPILLNSWEACHFEVNEDNCLDLVRQAGELGIELFVLDDGWFKNRCDDTQGLGDWLEDEEKFPHGLKTLAQKIKEKGLLFGLWFEPEMISKNSELYKNHPDWVIRSMDYEPILSRCQYVLDLSNIEVCNYLVEKISNILENVEISYVKWDMNRHLTDLGSAYLNSKEQKELSHRYVLGLYYILEKLTQRFKNVLFESCSSGGGRYDAGMLYYMPQTWASDNTDAICRLKIQYGTSILFPAITMGSHVSIVPNHQVGRITPLKTRFAVASSGNLGYELDLNKLNDEEKEEIKNK; encoded by the coding sequence ATGTTAGCAATTAATTATGATAAAGAGCAAAAGATATTTAATTTATCTAACAGCAAAATTAGTTATATTTTAGGCATTGAAAAAAATTATTATGTAAAACATATTTATTTTGGTAAATATTTATCATCATATAATGGAAGTAATGCTCAATTATTTTATGATAGAGGTTTTTGTTCAAATCCGATAGCTTCAGATAGAAATTTTTCGTTAGATACTTTATTGCAAGAATATCCGGATTTTAATCAAGGGGATTTTAGAAATCCAGCTTATATAATTCAAACAGAAGATGGCAAGCGTGTAAATCGCTTTTATTATGATAGTTTTAATATCATTGAGGGAAAACCAAAATTAGAGGGATTGCCTTCTATTTATGTAAATAATGAAAATGAAGCTAAGACGTTATGTATTATCTTAAAAGATATAGTGATGAATGCAAGTATTTATTTGTATTACACAATTTTTGCTGATTATGATGTTATTTGCAGACATACTGAAATTGTAAATCATGATGATAAGAGCATATATTTAGATAAAGTAATGAGCTTTAGTATGGATTTTGCGGATAGCGATTATGATGTGATGACATTATCCGGTGCTCATTTGTATGAAAAAAATATTTATCGCAGAGCTATAAAATCTGACTCTATTGTATTAGAAAGCATACGAGGAACAAGTAGTCCACAGGCAACACCATTTATAGCTTTGATGGACAAAAATACTAATGAAGATATAGGTTCTGTTTGGGCATTTAATTTTATTTATAGTGGTGATTTCCAAGCCAGTGTACAAGTGGGACAATATAAGACTACTAGAGTACAAATGGGCATGAACCCTACGACTTTTGGTTGGACTTTAAGCGGTAAAGAAAAATTTGTTTCTCCAGAAGCTGTGTTAGTTTATACAGATAAAGGTTTAAATACTATGTCTCAGACTTTTCATAAATTGTATAGAAATCAACTTTGTCGAGGTTTATATAAAGAAAAAGCTCGTCCAATTTTGTTGAATAGTTGGGAAGCTTGTCATTTTGAGGTCAATGAAGATAATTGCTTGGATTTAGTAAGACAAGCTGGTGAATTGGGCATAGAATTATTTGTATTAGATGATGGCTGGTTTAAAAATCGTTGTGATGATACACAAGGTTTGGGCGATTGGCTAGAAGATGAAGAAAAATTCCCACATGGATTAAAAACTTTAGCTCAAAAAATTAAGGAAAAAGGATTATTATTTGGTTTGTGGTTTGAGCCAGAAATGATATCTAAAAATAGTGAGTTATATAAAAATCATCCTGATTGGGTGATTAGAAGTATGGATTATGAGCCTATTTTGAGCAGATGCCAATATGTGTTGGATTTATCAAATATAGAAGTTTGTAATTATCTTGTAGAAAAAATATCTAATATATTAGAAAATGTAGAGATATCTTATGTTAAATGGGATATGAATAGACATTTGACAGATTTAGGTTCTGCTTATTTAAATAGTAAGGAACAAAAAGAATTATCACATAGATATGTATTAGGTTTATATTATATTTTAGAAAAGTTAACACAGCGTTTTAAAAATGTTTTATTTGAAAGTTGTTCTAGTGGTGGCGGTAGATATGATGCAGGAATGCTCTATTACATGCCACAAACATGGGCTAGCGATAATACAGATGCTATTTGTCGTTTAAAAATACAATATGGTACAAGTATATTATTCCCTGCAATTACAATGGGTTCACACGTTTCTATAGTGCCAAACCACCAAGTCGGTAGAATAACACCACTTAAAACTCGTTTTGCTGTAGCTTCTTCTGGAAATTTAGGTTATGAATTAGATTTAAATAAATTAAATGATGAGGAAAAAGAAGAGATAAAAAACAAGTAG
- a CDS encoding DMT family transporter, protein MNIGWIKIIGATFFELIWVTGLKYAVLPVEWAITILAILGSSYCLITAGNTLPVGTAYSVFVGLSAIGTILVEFLGFGIFPSFWQLLFIIILILGVIGLKLLNEKVER, encoded by the coding sequence ATGAATATTGGTTGGATAAAAATTATAGGAGCAACTTTTTTTGAATTAATCTGGGTAACTGGTTTAAAATATGCTGTATTACCTGTGGAGTGGGCAATAACAATTTTAGCTATCTTGGGTTCTAGTTATTGCTTAATTACAGCAGGTAATACACTTCCCGTTGGAACAGCATATTCTGTATTTGTAGGATTGAGTGCTATCGGTACTATTTTAGTAGAATTTTTAGGTTTTGGTATTTTTCCTAGTTTTTGGCAATTATTATTTATTATTATTTTGATTTTAGGTGTTATTGGCTTGAAATTATTGAATGAAAAAGTAGAAAGATGA